Below is a window of Dromiciops gliroides isolate mDroGli1 chromosome 5, mDroGli1.pri, whole genome shotgun sequence DNA.
TCTCCTCCTAtcccttctttttcattgatatgTACAAATTTCAAACATGCcataaatacaaaatggatttgtttgtttgtttgttttcccagagTCCCATGAGAGCATGGAATCCTATGAAATGagtaagtgattttttaaaaaaaattttaaaagactcgCAAAAAAGACTACATTCCTACTCTTATTGATGAAAGGTTAGGAATATctgaatgaagaaaatgtgagCCACTGCAGGAACACAGCACTCAACATATTTATAAcctgatttaatttttctttggcaAATTTAAACTGGCCTGCATGTGCACTCTATACAGATGGaaaatttgaagggaaaatagaaaatggCTATGTCTTAAGTTGGAGACAGACTGTTGGAGTGCATCAGTCATTAGTACCGGGTCTTTTTCCCACCTGACTTTTGAAGGTTGTATGAATCTGAGAAATACTGTGGAGGAGAAGACAGGGAgtcttagagtcagggagacccaggATCAAGTActacctctaacacatactgactgtgtgaccttggacaaattacttaccTTTCAGTCCCCAGGCAGCTCTCTGACCATAAATTATAGAACAGTTGTTTATCTCACTGAAATGTGAgatttcctcaccaggaattctctttaccagtgaaatcatataTCCAGACCAGAAAATATGGAAAAAGTAATTCTCTTAGGGGTAGTGTGTAAGTGTTATTTTATGCCAAGATTCATGGAATTATAATCTTGTACTGTTTCTCAAATCATgcctctttgatttttatttccttagCTCCTTTCATTAACAGGCGAAGGGCCAACAACTTTATGTCACCTCAGCAGAGGTGGAGAGCTAAAATCCAGGAGAGGTAAGTaacaaagggcaatggagaggaagGTGGAAGGGATGGAATTATAAATTTGTGATCCAACATCCCAGGcctaaataaactaaaaaaagctAAACTGAACTGAGGAGAGGGGTGAGTTTGAAtcttaatgaatgaataataagtGTGAAAGCCAAAAACCTCTATTAAAAATATACAATCTGATGATAGAACTCCACACTGAACTGGAGACAAAATTTCCAAAAGTGGAAACATTTAAATGACATGGTTTAGTCATAAAGAAGGAATCAGAGCGTTTCAATGCTTCCCAAACAGAAAACGATTATTTCCAGAATGCCCTGCTGTCATATGGTTAAAGGTTCCACTGGAACTTGGAAGTAATGATCTCTAACGAAATGATATGGTCAATCCGTGGATAAATTAGAAAAATTCCCTTTCTTCAGTAGGTAAAAATTCAGCCTATACCCTATTATAATTCAAGTTCAGGCCTTAGAAAGAGCATctgtatgatttcagaaaggtttgagttgaaatctggtctccagacacttactaactgtgtgacattgggcaagttacttaattactttcttttttctttttttttgtgggtcaacgagggttaagtgacttgcccagtatcacacatctagtaagtgtcaagtgtctgaggctggatttgaacttaggtcctcctgaatccagggctggtgctttatccactgcgccacctagctgccccctactaaattactttcaacctcagtttcctcatctgtaaaatggagatgataatagagCCTATTTTTCAgtatcattgtgaggatcaaatatacatGTAAAGCAGTTAAAGTATTAAACACTGCaacccaaaagtcttagtgcagttttaaactattaGAGCTTACTATATTTAAACTATCACttatgacaatgatgatgatgatgatgaataatttttattaatgatgaagcacttcagggcagctaggtggcgcagtggtaaagcaccagccctggattcaggaggacctgagttcaaatctagtctcagacacttgacactaactagctgtgtgaccctgggcaagtcacttaacgcttattgccctgcaaaacaaacaaacaaacaaaaaaaccttatgaAGCACTGAACATTAGGGAGGGAATTCTCAGTAAAAGGTAAGAATTCCTAACTATAGCCAAGGCCTTGAGGAATAACTTAGAACTAAACTTGAGTACCAAAGGGTCAAAGCAGTCTGGTAAGAAATATTGATTTTTAGAGGGACCTAAAGAAGCAGGCAATAAAATTCTTATTTTCACTAATAattatccttcctcttccttttctactcttcttccttcatttttctccctaTCACTTTGTGGCTTTTTGTGTCTTTCAagttaatttaatcttttttttcttccttttctcatatCACCATTATCAATCCATGAATCCCAATGGTTAACTCTTTTTCCATCTGCTTCCTTGGTTTTACAGGACCAGAGAACGCACCAAGCCTACCTATGAAATCCAACGGGAAGCATGTGATGATTACGCTCTCTGTTCACGCTATGCCTATATTCATGGATATGGTGCTGCCTACAATCGTTATTTCAGGCAGCAAAGAAATAACTGAATCTGGGATTTTGGAGTCTCCCTTTCCAGAGCCTGGAGCCTGGATTTGTATGCAAATACAGTAGTATCATTGAAACATAAGGATGACTTCTTAACTGCATGTTACTT
It encodes the following:
- the LOC122729242 gene encoding matrix Gla protein, with the translated sequence MKTLLIVSLLAALAVITLCYESHESMESYEMTPFINRRRANNFMSPQQRWRAKIQERTRERTKPTYEIQREACDDYALCSRYAYIHGYGAAYNRYFRQQRNN